The proteins below are encoded in one region of Helianthus annuus cultivar XRQ/B chromosome 2, HanXRQr2.0-SUNRISE, whole genome shotgun sequence:
- the LOC118485606 gene encoding uncharacterized protein LOC118485606, with the protein MMSERPPGGLPGNTEPNPRGHVNAIMTRSGKTTGPTISDPPPITDKVPTDTPDEVQERFRPASTAQVQEPVKDYTPPVPYPGRLKKQKNEEQYGKFLEMFKQLHINIPFVEALAQMPKYAKFLKDILSNKQKLEDMSCVVMNESYYAILQNRLPTKMGDPGSFTLPCLIGNMSVSHALADLGASINLMPYKVFTKLDLGEPSPTHMSIRLTDRSIKYPCGFVENMLVKIDKFVFPVDFVILDMDKDSRVPLILGRPFLNTARTIVDVAAGQITLRVNDEHVTFDI; encoded by the coding sequence ATGATGTCGGAGAGACCCCCAGGTGGTCTTCCAGGCAATACAGAGCCAAATCCGCGCGGGCATGTAAATGCAATTATGACCAGGAGTGGCAAGACTACAGGACCTACCATATCGGACCCACCACCGATCACTGACaaggtcccgactgacacaccggacgaggtgcaagagAGGTtccgcccagcaagtacagcacaagtccaggagccagTCAAGGATTACACTCCTCCAGTACCATATCCGGGTCggctgaagaaacagaagaacgaagaacaatacggtaagttccttgaaatGTTTAAGCAACTGCATATAAacataccgtttgttgaagccttggcccagatgcctAAGTATGCAAAGTTCTTGAAGGACATCCTCTCGAATAAGCAGAAGCTTGAGGATATGTCCTGTGTGGTAATGAACGAAAGCTACTATGCCATTCTTCAAAATCGTCTACCCACAAAAATGGGAGATCCTGGCAGTTTCACGCTTCCTTGTTTGATTGGAAatatgtctgttagccatgcattggctgatTTGGGAGCGAGTATAAACCTTATGCCCTATAAGGTTTTTACAAAGTTGGATCTAGGTGAGCCGTCGCCTACTCATATGAGCATTCGACTTACAGACCGTTCTATCAAGTATCCATGTGGATTTGTGGAGAATATGCTTGTCAAGATTGACAAGTTTGTGTTTCCCGTGGATTTTGTTATCCTGGATATGGATAAGGACTCTAGGGTGCCTTTGATTCTCGGACGTCCGTTCTTGAATACTGCTCGGACCATTGTAGATGTAGCTGCAGGGCAGATTACActccgagtgaatgatgagcaTGTGACCTTTGATATCTAG